In Candidatus Defluviilinea proxima, a single genomic region encodes these proteins:
- a CDS encoding DUF2306 domain-containing protein codes for MNSLRKHFPWGLMAFLAIGITIAAVGPYTTLNSANFNGATARYATETNLKFVSLFVHAFSGGIALIIGPFQFLSGLRNRRPTLHRWMGRIYLTAILIGGLSAFIIAPGLISGLVGEIGLMTLAALWLWTGLMAYINIRTGNVEVHRDWMTRNYALTFAGVTLRLWLGILIATQLPMLATKYENNFDNLFVEVYRLVMWLSWVPNLIVAEWIINRRRAPKAVTINKQISLTKEVA; via the coding sequence ATGAACTCACTTCGCAAACACTTTCCCTGGGGCTTGATGGCATTTCTCGCCATCGGCATCACCATCGCCGCCGTTGGACCATATACAACCCTCAACTCAGCAAACTTCAACGGGGCCACCGCGCGCTATGCAACGGAAACAAACCTCAAATTCGTCAGCCTATTCGTCCATGCTTTTTCAGGCGGGATCGCTCTCATCATCGGGCCTTTCCAATTTTTGAGCGGACTCCGCAACCGACGTCCCACTCTCCATCGCTGGATGGGACGCATCTATCTAACTGCGATCCTGATCGGTGGACTATCGGCTTTTATCATCGCCCCAGGCTTGATCTCAGGACTCGTCGGCGAGATCGGCTTGATGACACTTGCCGCTCTCTGGTTGTGGACAGGTTTAATGGCGTACATCAACATCCGCACTGGCAACGTGGAAGTCCATCGCGACTGGATGACCCGCAACTACGCCTTGACCTTCGCTGGTGTTACCCTGCGCCTATGGCTGGGAATTTTGATTGCAACCCAGTTGCCCATGCTTGCAACCAAATACGAAAATAATTTCGATAATCTATTCGTCGAAGTCTACCGTCTGGTGATGTGGCTTTCATGGGTTCCGAATTTGATCGTCGCCGAATGGATCATCAATCGCCGCCGTGCACCGAAAGCTGTAACTATCAACAAACAAATCAGCCTCACAAAGGAAGTTGCGTGA
- a CDS encoding twin-arginine translocation signal domain-containing protein: MKPINRRDFLKLAGATFVVAAGGSVWRAVDQGMFSAGKGPVYQAWTNWRDAETPLERIVAAGILASNPHNSQPWIFHITSSTIDLFADTNRQIGVIDPFLREMYIGLGCALENMILAAEAEGFASSPKLMPDSANETHAVHLDLSPAPPQSSKLYSVIPSRHTNRSAYDMRRGISADTLTMINDLVKNENARLFWFAEETEKEKFGQVATAATEALINDEEQSLDSHAWWRQDWSELQERADGITLDAQGLSPFITQAAKFLPDGSRKQNDQIFLKNMRETNIPLSAAFGILTVRDGRDNAQRLECGRIWQRIHLWGTTQGLALQPLNQMCERVDREAQLNKEFTLTKAVRGLVNDDDWHAIMPFRIGYPVQESFPSPRRGLEQVLS; the protein is encoded by the coding sequence ATGAAACCAATCAATCGTCGTGATTTTCTCAAACTCGCTGGGGCAACATTTGTTGTAGCGGCGGGCGGATCGGTCTGGCGTGCAGTCGATCAAGGCATGTTCAGTGCAGGCAAAGGCCCTGTATACCAAGCATGGACAAATTGGCGTGATGCAGAGACTCCACTTGAACGCATTGTCGCGGCGGGCATTCTTGCATCCAACCCGCACAATTCGCAACCGTGGATATTCCACATCACATCATCAACCATTGATCTCTTCGCTGACACAAACCGACAGATCGGAGTGATCGATCCCTTCCTTCGTGAGATGTACATCGGATTAGGATGTGCATTGGAGAACATGATACTAGCGGCTGAAGCGGAGGGCTTCGCCTCATCCCCTAAGCTCATGCCTGATTCTGCCAACGAAACACATGCGGTTCACCTTGACCTTTCTCCCGCTCCCCCTCAATCATCGAAACTATATTCTGTAATTCCATCCCGTCATACAAATCGTAGTGCTTACGATATGAGACGCGGCATCTCCGCTGACACATTGACCATGATCAATGACCTTGTGAAAAATGAAAACGCGCGATTATTCTGGTTCGCAGAGGAAACAGAAAAAGAAAAGTTTGGTCAGGTAGCGACTGCCGCCACCGAAGCATTGATCAATGACGAAGAACAAAGCCTGGACAGTCACGCCTGGTGGCGACAGGATTGGTCGGAGTTGCAGGAACGCGCCGATGGCATCACCCTTGATGCACAGGGCCTGAGCCCATTTATCACACAAGCGGCAAAGTTTCTGCCCGATGGCTCACGTAAACAGAATGACCAGATCTTCCTCAAAAACATGCGCGAGACCAATATCCCCCTGTCTGCGGCGTTCGGCATTTTGACTGTAAGAGATGGAAGAGATAATGCTCAACGATTAGAGTGCGGCCGCATCTGGCAACGGATCCATTTGTGGGGCACAACACAGGGATTGGCACTTCAACCACTCAACCAAATGTGCGAACGCGTTGACCGTGAAGCACAACTGAACAAAGAATTCACTTTAACAAAAGCAGTCCGTGGGCTGGTCAACGATGATGACTGGCACGCCATCATGCCTTTCCGCATTGGGTATCCCGTGCAGGAGTCTTTTCCAAGTCCACGGCGTGGGCTGGAACAAGTTTTATCGTAA
- a CDS encoding glycoside hydrolase family 16 protein: MLAVSACVTPTPIPPTSTPQPSPTPESERNGWNLIWQDEFNGDALDLSNWKFDLGANGWGNAELEEYTNRTENARVENGNLVIEARADETGKFGYTSARIKTQDLQAWQYGRIEGRMKLPQGQGIWPAFWMLGDNIDKTTIWPNSGEIDIMELIGKEPNTVYNTVHGPGYSAAKGIGTHTDLPQGSLQSDFHVYAIEWEPAEIRWYIDEAQTFKVTKADVPGEWVFDHPFFIILNVAVGGGWPGYPDGSDIFPQQLLVDYVRVYQRP, from the coding sequence ATCCTAGCGGTATCAGCCTGTGTAACTCCCACGCCGATACCGCCCACATCCACCCCACAACCAAGCCCAACTCCAGAAAGCGAACGAAACGGTTGGAATTTGATCTGGCAGGATGAGTTCAATGGCGACGCGCTTGATTTGAGCAATTGGAAATTTGATCTCGGTGCGAACGGTTGGGGCAATGCAGAATTGGAAGAATACACGAACCGCACTGAAAATGCGCGCGTTGAGAACGGCAATCTGGTCATTGAAGCACGCGCAGATGAAACCGGCAAATTCGGTTACACATCTGCACGCATCAAGACCCAAGACCTGCAAGCCTGGCAATATGGGCGTATCGAAGGGCGGATGAAACTTCCGCAAGGACAGGGTATTTGGCCCGCCTTTTGGATGCTTGGCGATAATATCGACAAAACGACGATCTGGCCCAATAGCGGCGAGATCGACATCATGGAATTGATCGGCAAAGAACCGAACACTGTTTACAACACCGTGCATGGACCCGGTTATTCCGCCGCGAAAGGTATAGGCACACATACCGATCTGCCACAGGGATCCTTGCAAAGCGATTTTCATGTATACGCAATTGAATGGGAACCGGCTGAAATCCGCTGGTATATTGATGAGGCGCAAACATTCAAAGTCACCAAAGCGGATGTGCCCGGGGAATGGGTCTTTGATCATCCCTTCTTTATCATCCTGAACGTAGCCGTGGGAGGCGGTTGGCCAGGCTACCCTGATGGCTCCGACATCTTCCCACAACAATTATTAGTAGATTACGTGCGTGTGTATCAACGTCCTTGA
- a CDS encoding NAD(P)H-binding protein — translation MSATHVILGTGAIGRAIAEELIKRGESVRMVNRSGKMEEIPAGVEVKASDLYDQAQVKEVTRGAKVVYQAAQPNYHEWVEKFPSFQKSIIDGLTGSDAKLVMVENLYMYGDTNGTPLTEDMPHNAHTRKGKVRSEISKAAFQAHRAGKVRVTAGRGSDFFGAWGLPTAAMGERTFYPLLNGKAVGLVGDIDAPHTHTYIPDFGKALVTLGERDEAYGQAWHVPNDNPRVTQREMVKMIAEAAGVEPKISAMGKGMMWFGGLFIPEAKEMVEMMYEFEKPFIVDSSKFEKAFGIKATPMREAIKTTVAWYKSHPLKK, via the coding sequence ATGTCAGCTACTCATGTTATTTTAGGAACTGGCGCCATTGGGCGAGCAATTGCAGAAGAACTCATCAAGCGCGGAGAATCTGTCCGTATGGTGAATCGGTCTGGGAAGATGGAAGAGATACCTGCTGGAGTGGAGGTAAAGGCTTCAGATCTGTATGACCAGGCTCAGGTCAAGGAAGTGACGCGAGGGGCTAAAGTGGTATATCAAGCCGCTCAGCCGAACTATCACGAATGGGTGGAAAAATTCCCATCGTTCCAGAAATCCATCATAGATGGTTTGACGGGCAGCGACGCAAAGTTGGTGATGGTTGAAAATTTATACATGTATGGGGATACAAACGGAACACCGCTGACAGAAGACATGCCGCACAATGCACACACGCGCAAAGGAAAAGTACGAAGTGAGATCAGCAAAGCCGCGTTCCAGGCACATCGAGCAGGGAAGGTGCGCGTCACTGCGGGTCGTGGATCAGATTTCTTTGGCGCATGGGGTTTGCCCACTGCGGCTATGGGCGAGAGGACATTCTATCCGTTATTGAATGGAAAGGCAGTTGGCTTGGTTGGTGATATTGATGCGCCACATACACACACCTATATTCCTGATTTCGGAAAAGCGCTGGTAACTTTAGGTGAACGCGATGAAGCCTATGGACAAGCATGGCATGTGCCGAACGATAACCCACGTGTGACCCAACGTGAGATGGTCAAGATGATCGCTGAAGCGGCGGGCGTGGAACCAAAGATAAGCGCAATGGGCAAAGGGATGATGTGGTTCGGTGGTTTGTTTATTCCTGAGGCAAAAGAAATGGTCGAGATGATGTATGAATTCGAGAAACCCTTTATCGTGGATTCAAGCAAATTCGAAAAGGCATTCGGCATCAAAGCCACACCGATGCGCGAGGCGATCAAGACTACAGTCGCATGGTACAAGTCGCATCCGTTGAAGAAGTAG
- a CDS encoding TetR/AcrR family transcriptional regulator: MVRPTKKKQIANLQEAIKETAWKQIAEFGAPALSLRAIARALKITAPAIYNYFPDRDALVTALIIDAYTSFGDSQIEARDAVEEDDNTARLMAIGLAYRNWARTYPQRYQLIFGTPIPGYEAPLMEVLPSAARSLSAPVSIIEKLRVTGKLKVDKFPEVQKEYLDYFETWKKFGGDVDSLSISVAMIVWSRVHGIVSLEISNNMPLFGPSGNDLYLFELKSLIQQFIKE, translated from the coding sequence ATGGTCAGACCTACAAAGAAAAAACAGATCGCCAATCTTCAAGAAGCCATCAAGGAAACTGCCTGGAAGCAGATCGCTGAGTTCGGTGCCCCTGCCCTTTCGCTGAGAGCTATTGCCCGTGCTTTGAAGATCACGGCCCCTGCCATCTACAACTACTTTCCAGACAGAGATGCATTGGTCACTGCGCTCATCATCGACGCATATACATCCTTTGGAGATTCGCAAATCGAAGCGCGAGATGCTGTAGAAGAGGATGACAACACTGCTCGCCTGATGGCAATTGGTTTGGCATACCGCAATTGGGCACGTACCTATCCACAGCGGTACCAATTGATTTTCGGTACGCCTATTCCGGGCTACGAAGCACCGTTAATGGAGGTCCTGCCTTCTGCGGCTCGCTCCCTGAGTGCGCCAGTAAGCATTATTGAAAAATTACGTGTGACAGGCAAATTGAAGGTAGATAAATTTCCCGAGGTACAGAAGGAATATCTCGACTATTTTGAAACATGGAAAAAGTTTGGCGGCGACGTGGACTCATTGTCAATATCTGTTGCAATGATCGTCTGGTCGCGCGTGCATGGCATCGTCTCGCTTGAAATATCTAACAATATGCCCCTCTTCGGTCCAAGCGGTAATGACTTGTATCTGTTTGAGCTGAAATCCCTCATACAGCAATTTATCAAGGAATAA
- a CDS encoding beta-lactamase family protein, producing the protein MKRSNKMNGILTYFLIGLAVVIGLVFAIVFYYRPKFLYAPKPPQQVNNVAEFEEYVNELIEFGDPPGMSIVVVKDGVIKYEKGFGTSDSLNSIPATPDTVYHWWSISKMFTVIATLQLQEQGLLNIQDPVTKYLPFFQVEYPSTASQQITIQHLLSHSSGMPDAGNEILGWIHYDGDPTLNQTEFLKEILPRYSKLVYEPGTEGQYSNIGYIVLSAVIESVSQQSYEEYVVDNILKPLGMEHTHFIYTPEMQVRAASGSHPIDVMGFMASQLIDMDRAIQEKRNGRLWFNNIYSHQTAPTGLIGSPSDMTRFMMMVLNKGVLNETRILSAENIELMQKEQVAVTKSPAPISNLDFGLGWFIVHEEDRVALVHGGQGTSFVSFIKLYPEEGLGVFAAANSTYLGRNFGFDIVNLASSLDW; encoded by the coding sequence ATGAAAAGGTCAAATAAAATGAACGGCATTCTAACTTATTTTCTTATCGGTTTGGCAGTTGTGATCGGTCTGGTATTTGCGATCGTTTTTTACTATCGTCCGAAATTTCTCTACGCACCAAAGCCTCCACAGCAAGTTAATAATGTTGCAGAATTTGAAGAGTATGTAAATGAATTGATCGAGTTTGGCGATCCGCCTGGGATGTCCATTGTTGTGGTCAAGGACGGTGTCATTAAATACGAAAAGGGATTTGGAACATCAGACAGCCTCAACAGCATCCCTGCCACACCTGATACTGTCTACCATTGGTGGTCAATAAGCAAAATGTTCACTGTGATCGCCACACTACAACTCCAGGAGCAGGGACTTCTCAACATTCAAGACCCTGTCACAAAGTATCTTCCGTTCTTTCAGGTTGAGTATCCATCCACTGCCAGCCAGCAGATCACGATTCAACATCTCTTGAGTCACAGTTCGGGCATGCCCGATGCAGGAAACGAGATACTGGGCTGGATCCATTACGACGGCGATCCCACCCTGAACCAGACAGAATTTTTGAAAGAAATTCTTCCGCGCTATAGCAAACTGGTTTACGAGCCAGGCACGGAGGGACAATATTCCAATATTGGTTATATCGTACTGTCGGCGGTCATTGAATCGGTGTCCCAACAATCGTATGAAGAGTATGTTGTTGACAATATCCTGAAACCTTTGGGAATGGAGCATACCCACTTTATCTACACACCAGAAATGCAGGTGCGTGCCGCTTCGGGATCGCATCCCATTGACGTTATGGGCTTCATGGCATCTCAGTTAATTGATATGGATCGAGCCATTCAGGAGAAGCGTAACGGACGCCTGTGGTTCAACAACATCTATTCACACCAGACAGCCCCAACGGGACTTATCGGCTCTCCATCTGACATGACTCGCTTCATGATGATGGTACTCAACAAGGGTGTTTTAAACGAGACACGTATTCTTTCTGCAGAAAACATCGAGTTGATGCAGAAGGAACAAGTCGCTGTCACAAAAAGCCCTGCGCCGATCAGCAACCTGGACTTTGGGTTGGGATGGTTCATCGTCCATGAAGAAGATCGTGTCGCACTTGTTCATGGAGGGCAGGGAACATCCTTTGTAAGCTTTATAAAACTTTATCCCGAGGAAGGTTTGGGAGTTTTTGCAGCCGCCAACAGTACCTACCTCGGACGCAATTTTGGGTTTGATATTGTCAACCTTGCAAGTAGTCTGGATTGGTAA
- a CDS encoding glycine C-acetyltransferase, which produces MSKLDWLTQEIDGLKEQGLYNRIRTIGSAQGAWITVDGKNALNFCSNNYLGLANHPRLVEAAKDATKKYGVGPAAVRTIAGTTDLHIQLEQRLAKFKGAEDVITFQSGFTANLGTISALVGKDDVIFSDRLNHASIIDGCRLSGAKIVAYEHNDASALEDAIKEHASNFRRALIITDGVFSMDGDIAPLPALYEVAKKYDILFMVDDAHGEGVLGKGGRGIVDHFGLHGKIDIEVGTMSKAFGVVGGIVAGKKEIVEWLRQRGRPFLFSSAVTAPDAAACLAAVDLLEESTELVDKLWANAKYFKEEMKKLGFDTGVSETPITPVMLGEAPLAQQFSRELFEEGVFAMSIGFPTVPKGKARIRVMISAAHDNDDLGKGLDAFAKVGKKLGVIQ; this is translated from the coding sequence ATGTCCAAACTTGATTGGCTCACACAGGAAATTGACGGCTTGAAAGAACAGGGGTTATACAACCGCATCCGCACGATCGGCTCGGCACAAGGTGCGTGGATTACAGTGGATGGAAAGAACGCTCTCAACTTTTGTTCGAACAATTATCTCGGTTTGGCGAATCACCCAAGGCTCGTGGAAGCCGCAAAGGATGCGACGAAGAAATATGGCGTTGGCCCTGCCGCAGTGCGTACCATTGCTGGCACAACCGATCTGCACATCCAACTCGAACAGCGACTCGCCAAGTTCAAAGGGGCCGAAGATGTCATCACGTTTCAATCGGGCTTCACGGCCAATCTCGGAACTATCTCGGCGTTGGTTGGCAAAGACGACGTGATCTTTTCTGACCGTCTGAACCATGCATCGATCATTGATGGATGTCGACTCTCGGGAGCGAAGATCGTCGCGTATGAACATAACGACGCTAGCGCTTTAGAGGACGCGATCAAAGAACACGCTTCAAACTTCCGCCGAGCCTTGATCATCACTGATGGCGTCTTCAGCATGGACGGCGATATCGCCCCCCTCCCTGCCCTGTATGAAGTTGCCAAGAAGTACGATATTCTATTTATGGTGGATGACGCACACGGCGAAGGTGTTCTCGGCAAAGGCGGACGTGGCATCGTGGATCACTTCGGTTTGCATGGAAAAATTGACATCGAAGTCGGCACGATGTCGAAAGCATTCGGCGTTGTGGGAGGTATCGTTGCGGGCAAAAAAGAGATCGTTGAATGGCTGCGTCAACGCGGACGACCGTTCTTGTTCTCCTCTGCTGTCACCGCACCCGATGCAGCGGCATGTCTGGCGGCAGTTGACCTGCTCGAAGAATCCACCGAACTCGTGGACAAGCTCTGGGCTAATGCCAAATACTTCAAAGAGGAAATGAAGAAACTCGGGTTTGACACGGGTGTCAGCGAAACACCCATCACACCCGTCATGCTCGGTGAAGCACCATTGGCACAACAATTTAGCCGTGAGCTATTTGAAGAAGGCGTCTTTGCTATGTCCATCGGGTTCCCCACTGTACCAAAAGGCAAGGCTCGTATTCGAGTCATGATCTCCGCTGCGCATGATAATGATGACCTCGGTAAAGGTCTGGATGCATTCGCTAAAGTTGGAAAGAAGTTGGGTGTAATACAATAA